In Aquimarina sp. TRL1, a single window of DNA contains:
- a CDS encoding helix-turn-helix domain-containing protein: MMYKRDKGMIKRNNRESTFAIEPLPSTIVRTKNEHQINKHLYKEIIFLFSGEGKHMIDDELIEFTPNTLYLINIGQVHSYIEGTNIQGYSIKYKNEFIPSSGLSYKSSFYSKLNGYIADLNYIKLAKKDVKNIRSHFQSILEEYKQPDEAFTSKAIVQYLFVSFMLKIERMAREIVIITSKTTTSNHKKTLYVKFLSLLEENFMTNHSMDFYTEKLSLSRRKLSDLVKEFSGITAKRYLLNRIILEAKRLLAYSNHNLKEICYDLGFESPAYFSTLFKEMTGKTPNEYRKMQQKK, translated from the coding sequence ATGATGTATAAAAGAGATAAAGGAATGATTAAGAGAAATAATAGAGAAAGTACATTCGCCATAGAACCTTTGCCTTCTACTATCGTAAGAACCAAAAATGAACATCAAATCAATAAACATTTATACAAGGAAATTATCTTTTTGTTTTCTGGAGAAGGTAAGCATATGATTGATGATGAGTTGATTGAATTTACGCCTAATACCTTATACTTGATTAATATTGGTCAGGTACATTCGTATATTGAAGGTACGAATATACAGGGATATTCAATAAAGTATAAAAATGAATTTATTCCCTCTTCCGGGTTAAGTTATAAGTCTAGTTTTTATTCCAAGCTGAATGGATATATTGCTGATCTCAATTATATAAAATTAGCTAAGAAAGATGTAAAAAACATTCGATCACATTTTCAAAGTATATTGGAAGAATATAAGCAACCAGATGAAGCATTTACTAGTAAGGCTATTGTACAATATTTGTTTGTGAGTTTTATGCTTAAAATTGAAAGAATGGCTCGGGAGATTGTCATTATAACCTCTAAAACAACAACCAGCAACCATAAAAAAACCTTGTATGTTAAATTCTTGAGTTTGCTGGAAGAGAATTTTATGACCAACCATAGTATGGATTTTTATACAGAGAAGCTGAGCCTTTCCAGAAGAAAATTATCGGATTTGGTTAAAGAGTTTAGTGGGATTACTGCCAAACGCTATTTGTTAAATCGCATTATTTTGGAAGCCAAACGACTACTGGCATATTCCAATCACAATTTAAAAGAAATATGTTATGATTTAGGGTTCGAAAGCCCTGCCTATTTTTCTACTTTGTTTAAAGAGATGACAGGCAAGACCCCTAATGAATATCGCAAGATGCAACAGAAGAAGTAG
- a CDS encoding pyridoxal phosphate-dependent aminotransferase, with the protein MPSISLKGHHMPESPVRKLVPFAENAKKRGIKVYHLNIGQPDIKTPQIALDAVKNNSIDVLAYSRSEGSEIYRKKIAMHYKKYHIQVTHDDILVTTGGSEALFFTLSSIADAGDEIIIPEPFYANYNSFSIASGVHIVPVTSKIDTNFDLPPISEFEQLISDKTKAILICNPGNPTGYLYTKEEIHALAQLAKKHDLFLIADEVYRDFIYDNTEHYSILRESELEEHAIMIDSVSKKYSMCGARIGCIVSRNNTFIATALKFAQARLSPPTYAQIASEAALDTPQEYFDQIIKEYSDRRNTLITELQKIPHVKVTQPKGAFYCIAELPICDADHFAQWLLEKYHYKHETVMVAPASGFYSNTAFGKYQVRIAYVLNKDSIIKAVTILKHALDEYRYIDHEKTTTSSVASCDIH; encoded by the coding sequence ATGCCAAGTATTTCCTTAAAAGGGCATCATATGCCTGAATCTCCTGTGAGAAAGCTGGTTCCATTTGCAGAAAATGCAAAAAAAAGAGGTATAAAAGTATACCACCTTAATATTGGGCAACCAGATATAAAAACTCCTCAAATTGCCCTGGATGCTGTAAAAAATAATAGTATTGATGTGTTAGCGTATAGCCGGTCAGAAGGTTCAGAAATATATCGAAAAAAGATCGCTATGCATTACAAGAAGTATCATATTCAAGTAACTCATGATGACATTCTGGTAACTACCGGAGGAAGTGAAGCCTTATTTTTTACGCTTTCCAGCATTGCCGATGCCGGGGATGAAATAATCATTCCAGAACCTTTCTATGCTAATTATAATAGTTTTTCGATCGCTTCTGGAGTGCATATTGTTCCTGTTACCTCAAAAATTGACACTAATTTTGATCTTCCTCCTATTTCTGAATTTGAACAATTAATCTCTGACAAGACAAAAGCCATCTTAATCTGTAATCCAGGAAATCCTACCGGGTATTTGTATACCAAAGAAGAAATACATGCCCTGGCGCAATTGGCAAAAAAACACGATTTATTCTTGATTGCTGATGAAGTATATAGAGATTTCATTTATGATAATACAGAACATTATTCCATATTAAGAGAATCCGAGCTGGAAGAACATGCAATTATGATTGACTCTGTTTCAAAAAAATACAGTATGTGTGGTGCCAGAATTGGATGTATCGTTTCCAGAAACAACACTTTTATCGCTACCGCTTTAAAATTTGCACAAGCCCGGTTATCTCCCCCTACATATGCGCAAATTGCCAGTGAAGCAGCTTTGGATACCCCACAGGAATATTTTGATCAAATTATCAAAGAATACAGTGACCGAAGAAACACCTTGATCACTGAGCTTCAAAAGATACCACATGTAAAAGTTACACAACCAAAGGGAGCTTTTTACTGTATCGCAGAACTTCCGATTTGTGATGCAGATCATTTTGCTCAATGGTTATTAGAGAAGTACCATTACAAACACGAGACAGTTATGGTCGCTCCTGCTTCTGGATTTTATTCAAATACAGCATTTGGAAAATATCAGGTTAGAATTGCATACGTACTTAACAAAGACTCCATTATAAAAGCGGTAACCATTCTAAAACATGCTTTAGACGAATACCGCTACATTGATCACGAAAAGACGACTACTTCTTCTGTTGCATCTTGCGATATTCATTAG